AGTATCCGGTAATACTACTCGTATCTTTTTTTTAAAAAAACACTCTACTAGTTCTTTAAATTTAACAGGATGAGCGGTACCAAGGCACATTCCAAATTCATCAGAATCCAATTGATCAGATAACAATCGATACGCTACAGCAGTATGAGGTTCAGAAAGATATCCTAAATTTGAAATTTCTTGAACTGTTTTTTCGGTAAGTATATCATTGACACAACCATATTTTAATTCTTTAATAGATCTATTTTCTCGATGAAACAATTCTTCTATTCTAGGCCAATTATTTGGGCAACTTACATCCATTGCATTAGAAAACGTTGAAACAGTAGGATGAGGTTTCCAATAACCATTTCGTAAGAATCTAGGTACAGTATTATTAATATTAGTAGCAGCAATAAACTTTCTCACTGGCAACCCACAAGATTGGGCTAATAATCCTGCAGTTAAATTCCCAAAGTTTCCGCTGGGAACTGCAATAACTAATTTATTACGCATCTGATGTGGTAGTTGTGATACTCCTTCAAAATAATAACAAACTTGCGCTAATATACGACTAATATTAATAGAATTGGCAGAATTTAAATCTAAAACCTGTCGTAATACACCATCTTCAAAAGCTTTTTTCACTAAAAATTGACATGAGTCAAAATCTCCATCTACTGATATAGTAGAAATATTACCTCCTAAAGTACAAAATAATTTTTCTTGCAATCCGCTAATTTTCCCTTTAGGATATAAAATAATAACGTGTATGTTGCTAAAATCAACAAAAGCATGGGCTACAGCTGCTCCTGTATCACCAGATGTAGCTGTAAGAATAACCATAGGCTTATCAGATTGATAATTAACTTTATTTAACATTTGTGCCATCAATCGGCTTCCAAAATCTTTAAAAGCTAAAGTTGGTCCATGGAAAAGTTCTAAAATAGCAATATTGTTTTTTATAAATACTAATGGTACTGGAAAATTAAAAGCATTCTGAACACAACTTAATATACTATTTTTTGATAACTCAGAGCCAATATATGTAGATAAAATATGCGCACTACGTTCTATAAAATTCATTTCTAACATAGAATTAATTTCAAGTACGGAGAACTTTGGAAGATCTGCCGGAAAAAATAACCCTTGATCCTTCCCTAGTCCTTGTATAAGAGCTTGACAAAACGTCACTTGTTCATCATGTTGTTTAATGTTATATAATTTCATTAACTATTCTACCATAATACGTGCTCCGCGCTGATCGAGGGAACAAATTCGAATAAAACCTGAATCATTTTGCAAATAAAAACGTGATAACCAATCAGAAATATCTTCTATTACATCATAAGTATTACATAATACAAAAATTGTTGGTCCAGACCCTGAAATACCACAAGATACAGCACCTTTTTTCATAATATTATGACGTATATAAGATAACTTTACTGGAAATAATCTCGAGCGATAAGGTTCTGCAATGATATCTTTCATGCATTCAATTGCTAAAGATTCTTGTTGAGTATGACAAGCATGAATGAATCCGGATAAATACTGGCTGTGATTAACGCAATCCTCGCGGTCATATTGATTTGGTAATATTGATCGCGACATCGCAGTGGATATTTTCACGCCCGGATATGCTAAAACCCATACCCAATTATTAAAATTAGGAATTACTTGGTTAACAATATTACAATTTTTTAAAATTAAACGCATACCTCCCAAAAAACAAGGCGATACATTATCAAAATGGATTGATCCAGAAATTTTTCCTTCCATTTCCCCCATTAATGCAAGCAATTGATCTTGATTAAGTGGAGATCCATAATGATAATTCATTGCTACTAATACAGCTACTATAGAACAAGCGCTAGAACCCAAACCAGAAGAAACCGGAATGTTTTTTTCTAACTTAATACTTAAAGGATACGTTTGCCCTAAAGTTTTACAAAACTTTTCCCAACACTGAAACACAATGTTTTCTTCTAATCGTGTTGGTAATTGATTATGAAAACATCCTATATTTTTTAAACTAAATATATTAGAATCTTCAATACTTACACAATCTCCCAGTAAACTACCATTTATCGGAGTAATTGCCATACCTAATGTATCGAATCCTACCCCAATATTACCAATAGATGCTGGAGCATAAACTCTGACCATATCTACATATCCTTACTATTTTTATGATAAAGTACGTAATAAATCTGCAAATACTCCTGCTGCTGTAACATCATTTCCTGCGCCATAACCACGTAATACTAATGGTAACGGCTGATAATACC
This genomic interval from Candidatus Blochmannia sp. SNP contains the following:
- the thrC gene encoding threonine synthase, yielding MKLYNIKQHDEQVTFCQALIQGLGKDQGLFFPADLPKFSVLEINSMLEMNFIERSAHILSTYIGSELSKNSILSCVQNAFNFPVPLVFIKNNIAILELFHGPTLAFKDFGSRLMAQMLNKVNYQSDKPMVILTATSGDTGAAVAHAFVDFSNIHVIILYPKGKISGLQEKLFCTLGGNISTISVDGDFDSCQFLVKKAFEDGVLRQVLDLNSANSINISRILAQVCYYFEGVSQLPHQMRNKLVIAVPSGNFGNLTAGLLAQSCGLPVRKFIAATNINNTVPRFLRNGYWKPHPTVSTFSNAMDVSCPNNWPRIEELFHRENRSIKELKYGCVNDILTEKTVQEISNLGYLSEPHTAVAYRLLSDQLDSDEFGMCLGTAHPVKFKELVECFFKKKIRVVLPDTLKKRMKLPILSYKTSKCFSSLRNLILKIVS
- the thrB gene encoding homoserine kinase → MVRVYAPASIGNIGVGFDTLGMAITPINGSLLGDCVSIEDSNIFSLKNIGCFHNQLPTRLEENIVFQCWEKFCKTLGQTYPLSIKLEKNIPVSSGLGSSACSIVAVLVAMNYHYGSPLNQDQLLALMGEMEGKISGSIHFDNVSPCFLGGMRLILKNCNIVNQVIPNFNNWVWVLAYPGVKISTAMSRSILPNQYDREDCVNHSQYLSGFIHACHTQQESLAIECMKDIIAEPYRSRLFPVKLSYIRHNIMKKGAVSCGISGSGPTIFVLCNTYDVIEDISDWLSRFYLQNDSGFIRICSLDQRGARIMVE